In Rana temporaria chromosome 3, aRanTem1.1, whole genome shotgun sequence, a single window of DNA contains:
- the COMMD4 gene encoding COMM domain-containing protein 4 isoform X1 yields the protein MRFRFCGDLDCPDWVLAEISTLAKISSVKLKLICAQVLKEQLGEAIDYEKILKLTSDARFESSDIKATIAVLCFILSSAAKHNVSSDNLSSELQQLGLPKEHAVSLCRSYEEKQTALQETLRESSLRLSHLSSVSWRVDQTLSSSILQEVDEPLVHLNLHVADARNSSPVAVTVSSSKLRVLLTELKQALEMMNAIN from the exons AGGTTCCGTTTCTGCGGTGACTTGGATTGCCCTGATTGGGTTCTGGCAGAGATCAGCACATTGGCCAAAATA TCCTCTGTTAAGCTAAAGTTGATCTGTGCCCAAGTGCTAAAAGAACAGCTGGGAGAAGCCATTGAT TATGAAAAAATTTTGAAGCTAACATCTGATGCTCGTTTTG AGTCCAGTGACATTAAAGCGACCATTGCTGTACTTTGTTTTATTCTTTCAAGTGCAGCCAAGCACAATGTTAGCAGTGACAATCTGTCCAGTGAGCTTCAGCAACTGGGGCTTCCCAAAG aacatgccgtCTCTTTGTGCCGCTCTTACGAAGAAAAGCAGACCGCTTTACAAGAGACATTGAGGGAGAGTAGCCTTCGCT TATCGCACTTATCTTCAGTAAGCTGGCGTGTAGACCAGACTCTTAGCTCCAGTATTCTCCAGGAAGTCGATGAGCCCTTGGTCCACCTCAATCTTCATGTGGCAGATGCTAGAAACTCCAGTCCAGTTGCTGTGACTGTGTCTTCTAGTAAATTAAGAGTGTTACTAACAG
- the COMMD4 gene encoding COMM domain-containing protein 4 isoform X2, which translates to MRFRFCGDLDCPDWVLAEISTLAKIYEKILKLTSDARFESSDIKATIAVLCFILSSAAKHNVSSDNLSSELQQLGLPKEHAVSLCRSYEEKQTALQETLRESSLRLSHLSSVSWRVDQTLSSSILQEVDEPLVHLNLHVADARNSSPVAVTVSSSKLRVLLTELKQALEMMNAIN; encoded by the exons AGGTTCCGTTTCTGCGGTGACTTGGATTGCCCTGATTGGGTTCTGGCAGAGATCAGCACATTGGCCAAAATA TATGAAAAAATTTTGAAGCTAACATCTGATGCTCGTTTTG AGTCCAGTGACATTAAAGCGACCATTGCTGTACTTTGTTTTATTCTTTCAAGTGCAGCCAAGCACAATGTTAGCAGTGACAATCTGTCCAGTGAGCTTCAGCAACTGGGGCTTCCCAAAG aacatgccgtCTCTTTGTGCCGCTCTTACGAAGAAAAGCAGACCGCTTTACAAGAGACATTGAGGGAGAGTAGCCTTCGCT TATCGCACTTATCTTCAGTAAGCTGGCGTGTAGACCAGACTCTTAGCTCCAGTATTCTCCAGGAAGTCGATGAGCCCTTGGTCCACCTCAATCTTCATGTGGCAGATGCTAGAAACTCCAGTCCAGTTGCTGTGACTGTGTCTTCTAGTAAATTAAGAGTGTTACTAACAG